One window of Triticum dicoccoides isolate Atlit2015 ecotype Zavitan chromosome 5A, WEW_v2.0, whole genome shotgun sequence genomic DNA carries:
- the LOC119297313 gene encoding protein ROLLING AND ERECT LEAF 2-like has translation MGTTASKQDCNTALQLCKGRLKHIEQAIDARYALSAAHLSYEQSLRNVGVALRQFVESHHEGDPDKSPSSSSALPSPLPPADNSKISPLKVPRHSDISRLRSEVSPSLTVTVDPSDGDASFIRKGQPILTSVSPPLSPEFCPPWDFFEPNDVSENVATHVSENCEATLDDFGHVDGRGQASSSQIAEVQEQLGTHGCKDLDDNFDHLKLNRNDCSEIEIVDTDLPNDSNLHKGPDQVQTQNVEGQNPTCITDNRKNEAHSVDKVNVPKISTEREEEKSSSITSVSKDFLSDVKELERQFARAAESCHGVSRMLETRKIRLSFSTKITGKPSCALSLSSSLLCCNAGNVASHESEQHVTKVIAWNRSLSSRSSSSKNPPFSVQKDDDPPESISDFVEEFCMISGSHASSLDRLYAWEIKIYDELKNIESIEQIYDKKCAQLSHQCARDADARQVDKTRVTTKGLYSRLVVGTEALYTISKTIEKLRDEELQPQLLELLQGQTRMWRVLQEVHQMQQKITSPTDAKLPAMSPPSESRGHALMNLITELGVFYSSLAGWVDGYKNYVGGLHSWLQKCVVQPRDRSGEGNLTLSPRQHLAPPLFVLLGDLSAGMSSLPSEESCDSIKNLAADLKKMYKHQAAEQKKAAKKRSSDTGAEGEKSSETESDMATLQGGLTAMFDRLSKLSGAMASLAENVKREAEIAREAYAIGRCIE, from the exons ATGGGTACAACTGCCTCCAAGCAAGACTGCAACACCGCATTGCAGCTCTGCAAGGGTCGTCTGAAACACATTGAACAAGCAATCGATGCAAGGTATGCCCTTTCGGCTGCTCATCTGTCGTACGAGCAGTCTCTGCGCAATGTCGGCGTTGCTTTGAGGCAGTTTGTGGAGTCACACCATGAGGGTGATCCGGACAAGTCCCCTAGCTCTTCGTCTGCTTTACCATCCCCATTGCCACCTGCAGACAATTCTAAAATTTCACCACTGAAAGTGCCCCGCCATTCTGATATTAGTCGCTTGAGGTCAGAAGTAAGCCCATCCTTGACAGTGACAGTCGACCCAAGTGATGGTGATGCTAGTTTTATTAGAAAAGGGCAGCCCATCCTGACTTCGGTTTCACCACCGTTGTCTCCGGAATTTTGCCCCCCATGGGATTTCTTTGAACCAAATGATGTGAGTGAAAATGTTGCCACCCATGTCTCAGAGAACTGTGAGGCAACTTTGGATGACTTTGGCCATGTCGATGGAAGGGGTCAAGCTTCCTCTAGTCAAATAGCTGAGGTGCAAGAACAGTTGGGAACACATGGATGTAAAGACCTTGATGACAATTTTGACCATCTTAAGTTGAATCGCAATGACTGTAGTGAAATTGAGATTGTTGATACAGACTTACCAAATGACTCAAACTTACACAAAGGACCTGATCAAGTGCAGACACAGAATGTGGAGGGGCAGAATCCTACATGTATTACTGACAATAGAAAAAACGAAGCCCACTCTGTAGACAAGGTTAATGTACCAAAAATATCTACTGAAAGGGAAGAAGAAAAGAGCAGTTCCATCACCAGCGTATCAAAAGATTTTCTGTCTGATGTGAAAGAACTCGAGCGCCAATTTGCTCGGGCAGCTGAGTCTTGCCATGGGGTCTCAAGGATGCTTGAGACAAGGAAGATTCGACTAAGCTTTTCAACCAAGATAACAG GGAAACCGTCGTGTGCACTTTCTCTGTCATCATCCTTGCTCTGCTGCAATGCTGGAAATGTAGCTTCCCATG AATCAGAGCAGCATGTCACGAAAGTGATCGCTTGGAATCGCTCACTTTCATCACGATCTTCATCATCTAAGAATCCACCATTTTCAGTTCAGAAGGATGATGACCCTCCAGAAAGCATTAGCGATTTTGTTGAAGAGTTTTGTATGATTTCAGGAAGTCATGCATCCTCTTTAGATAGACTCTATGCTTGGGAAATAAAGATTTATGATGAGTTAAAG AATATTGAATCAATCGAGCAGATATATGACAAAAAATGTGCTCAGCTAAGCCATCAGTGTGCAAGGGATGCGGATGCCAGGCAAGTTGACAAAACTCGGGTTACTACCAAAGGGTTGTATTCACGACTCGTGGTAGGAACTGAAGCACTATACACAATTTCAAAAACAATTGAGAAGTTAAGAGATGAAGAGTTGCAGCCCCAACTTCTTGAATTACTACAAGG GCAGACGCGCATGTGGAGGGTGCTGCAGGAAGTTCACCAAATGCAGCAGAAAATTACCTCTCCAACAGATGCAAAGCTCCCAGCAATGTCTCCTCCAAGCGAGTCGCGCGGACATGCCTTGATGAACCTCATCACTGAACTGGGAGTCTTCTACTCCAGTTTGGCAGGCTGGGTTGATGGTTACAAAAACTATGTGGGTGGTCTGCACTCCTGGCTGCAGAAATGTGTGGTGCAACCACGAGACCGGTCAGGGGAAGGAAACCTGACCCTCTCGCCTCGCCAACACCTTGCTCCACCCCTATTTGTTCTCTTGGGGGATTTGTCCGCAGGAATGTCATCGCTCCCGTCTGAAGAATCATGCGACTCCATCAAGAACCTTGCAGCAGATCTCAAGAAAATGTACAAGCACCAGGCAGCAGAACAGAAGAAGGCAGCGAAGAAGAGATCTTCAGACACTGGGGCAGAGGGTGAAAAATCGTCAGAGACTGAATCAGATATGGCAACCCTGCAGGGCGGTCTTACCGCAATGTTCGATCGACTCTCAAAGCTCTCAGGTGCCATGGCCAGCCTGGCTGAAAATGTGAAACGGGAGGCGGAGATCGCCCGGGAGGCGTACGCCATCGGTCGCTGCATAGAGTAA